One Onthophagus taurus isolate NC chromosome 11, IU_Otau_3.0, whole genome shotgun sequence genomic window carries:
- the LOC111422123 gene encoding E3 ubiquitin-protein ligase HECTD1 isoform X8 — MADPDPETLLEWLSSGLGDERDMQLIALEQLCMLLLMSDNVDRCFESCPPRTFLPALCRIFLDEQAPENVLEVTARAITYYLDVSAECTRRIVAMDGAVRAICNRLVVAELASRTSKDLAEQCVKVLELICTREAGAVFEAGGLSCVLPFIRDNGNRVHKDTLHSAMAVVSRLCTKMEPGDVNLPTCVQALSTLLRHEDQHVADGALRCFASVADRFTRRGVDPAPLAQHGLVTELLTRLSNAAGPAVATGTQGTPGKATSTTSTAANLPSDPKATASSVSTIISLLSTLCRGSPSVTHDLLRSELPDSIEKSLKGDERCALDSMRLVDLLLVLLFEGRRALGKSGSSSSSGQLMPRIRRMDSVAEKSHRQLIDCIRSKDTDALIQAIEDGGVEVNFMDDVGQTLLNWASAFGTVEMVEYLCDRGADVNKGQRSSSLHYAACFGRPAIAKVLLRYGANPDLRDEDGKTPLDKARERVDEGHREVAAILQSPGEWMIPIDKDILRKSDIEPEDCLEPKGDPEMAPIYLRRLLPVFCATFQATMLPSVRKASLGLIKKMIHCIQPSLLEELCSPESSAPNFGTQLVEVIATVLDNEITYSWPTPAATRGVTLSVFVRTVRATFSHDRHIVHSSQPVTEDEDGHLVVLAIIQDLMLKAQDIFLDHFARLGIFSKVLSLTGPADVLESNEETEQASEQDVTEQSQAEDAKEVLAGKAYHWKDWCVCRGRDCLYIWSDAAALELSNGSNGWFRFILDGKLATMYSSGSPEGGADTSGKGRSTDTHTTDENRGEFLEKLQKARAAVRNTTNSQPILSKPGQTRLVVGNWSLTSRRDAELHIHNSDGQQQATILREDLPGFIFESNRGTKHSFTAETSLGPEFSTGWSNKRGKRLRSKMEATKQKVKYQAQAIYDQYFKAAQAQPRGVVAKLGNIVAQIERACQKQSSYGNNREGGNSWKEILRNALDELTQILQEDGVVSAYELHSSGLVQALLSMLSTSYWDQGLKSTKTNKHQKQRVQVFKKCFEDQNEPEHSPTSILVHKLISVLESIEKLPVFLYDTPGTGYSLQILTRRLRFRLEKAPGESSLIDRTGRGLKMEPLSTVAQLERYLLKMVAKQWYDYDRGTFQFLKKLRESKYQNFKHNHDFDENGLMYFIGTNGKTCSEWVNPAQYGLVVVTSSDGRNLPYGRVEDILSRDTSALNCHTNDDKRSWFSIDLGLFIIPSAYTLRHARGYGRSALRNWLFQMSRDGVTWTTLYTHTDDTSLNEPGSTSTWPIETTADEYQGWRHIRIQQCGKNASGQTHYLSLSGFEIYGQVTSVCDDLGKAAKEADAILKKQRKLLKAQMLKHITVGARVVRGMDWKWRDQDGNPPGEGTVTGELHSGWIDVTWDHGGSNSYRMGAEGKYDLKLAPGFDTDHCQKFKFKDKADKQSVLTSRKSSSTPSLPEATDTKASVASTEQAASADNLAAKQAAETIAESVLSVARAEAIVAVTSESQAANNDSELSVVVHPLRDPHHDLSAINNSISSDLATIVETLTLSETKPANFTYARRQQSCTEDTPNTSDQHKANLVSSNSSSNLNKPIHASRSKTSQVAAAAAQSFVEALDKIREGSDIFRNNANSLLSGVRISVTGNQEPTDEDGSKKLKNDTTAAPTTTTARAQSVDKDDTVTNNARNNSSNNCPIVVTNPMSVSLEDFLESCRAPTLLAELDDDEDMGEDDENDDEENEDDVEYEEVMVSRNLLSFMDEEVYEPRPSKRRSWDDEYVLKRQFSALIPAFDPRPGRTNVNQTTDLEIPPPGQEEGGSSSDHELLPQPRLQLVLRGPNLPGIPDVEIELNEPTWTIFRAVQELVQLTELGSRQEKLRRIWEPTYIIVYREVKDDGTTEDEGRSTPVVTLFSRSGSSSVAGTTLSPSTPVPGTPSVSTCTVEDVLQLLRHLFVITTTKENVPYPDFNQILGEENVTVSPEEFTSKKITNKLLQQIQDPLVLSSSSLPTWCEELNHSCPFLFPFETRQLYFNCTAFGASRSIVWLQTQRDVTIERQRTPGLSPRRDDPHEFRVGRLKHERVKVPRGEQLLDWAMQVMRLHCDRKSILEVEFQGEEGTGLGPTLEFYALVAAELQRRDLCMWICDDDDEESSEEESLDDDGFDLGEGLKPPGYYVRRNTGLFPAPLPQNSEVCDKAVNYFWFLGVFLAKVLQDSRLVDLPLSKSFLKLMCHGEIQNTVHERIGFAGLKKSNDEDIMTSSLISEESEKELEFDPPKMIYSDEKRPWYSGILNQDDLHDIDPIRATFYKQIQELVKQKQRIMQDHNLTGEAKQHQIQNLCLNHHSSGAVLLEDLALTFSYSPSSNVFGFSAVELVPNGADIEVNIENVEEYAELTSDFTLDKGIARQLEAFYKGFSMVFPMEKLAAFSPDEMRVMLCGDQNPQWTREDLLNYTEPKLGYTKDSPGFLRFVNVLLEMSPEERKAFLQFTTGCSSLPPGGLANLYPRLTVVRKVDAGEGSYPSVNTCVHYLKLPDYPTEEILRQRLLAATKEKGFHLN, encoded by the exons TTGTCCACCGCGTACCTTCTTGCCTGCTCTTTGCCGCATTTTCCTAGATGAACAAGCCCCCGAAAACGTATTGGAAGTCACAGCTCGCGCCATCACATACTACTTAGATGTTTCAGCAGAATGCACCCGAAGAATTGTCGCAATGGATGGCGCGGTGAGAGCAATTTGCAACCGTTTGGTCGTTGCAGAATTAGCTTCCCGTACCAGTAAAGATCTCGCTGAACAATGCGTTAAAGTGCTCGAATTAATATGTACACGAGAAGCGGGGGCTGTATTTGAAGCTGGCGGACTTAGCTGTGTTTTGCCATTCATTCGAGATAACG gTAATCGTGTACACAAGGATACCTTACATTCTGCTATGGCTGTCGTATCGAGGCTTTGCACGAAAATGGAACCCGGCGACGTTAATTTACCGACGTGCGTTCAAGCTTTGAGCACGCTTTTAAGACACGAAGATCAACATGTCGCGGATGGAGCTTTGCGTTGTTTTGCTTCAGTTGCCGATAGATTTACTAGAAGAGGTGTTGATCCAGCTCCACTTGCCCAACATG GTTTAGTTACTGAATTATTAACTCGCCTATCAAATGCCGCCGGCCCAGCTGTAGCAACAGGAACACAAGGGACACCGGGAAAGGCAACGTCAACAACGAGTACCGCAGCGAACCTTCCAAGCGATCCAAAAGCAACCGCCTCAAGCGTTTCAACAATAATCAGCTTGTTATCGACTCTATGTCGAGGATCTCCCTCCGTTACACACGATTTATTAAGATCTGAATTACCAGATTCAAtagaaaaatctttaaaaggAGACGAACGGTGTGCTTTAGATTCAATGAGATTGGTCGACCTTCTTTTAGTATTACTCTTCGAAGGAAGACGAGCTTTAGGCAAATCCGGATCGTCATCCAGCTCCGGACAATTAATGCCTAGAATACGGCGAATGGATTCGGTGGCCGAAAAATCACACAGGCAACTCATCGATTGTATTCGATCAAAAGATACAGACGCTTTAATCCAGGCTATTGAAGATGGAGGagttgaggttaattttatggaCGATGTAGGGCAAACGTTATTAAATTGGGCGTCGGCTTTTGGAACAGTTGAAATGGTTGAGTATCTTTGCGATCGAGGAGCTGACGTTAATAAAGGTCAAAGAAGTTCTTCGCTTCATTACGCTGCGTGTTTTGGTCGACCGGCGATTGCCAAAGTTTTACTTCGATATGGGGCTAATCCAGATCTTCGGGATGAAGATGGAAAAACCCCACTGGATAAAGCAAGGGAAAGAGTTGATGAAGGTCATCGCGAGGTAGCTGCTATTTTACAATCACCCGGGGAGTGGATGATACCAATTGAtaaagatattttgagaaaatctGATATTGAACCGGAAGATTGTTTAGAACCGAAAGGTGATCCGGAGATGGCACCGATTTATTTAAGGAGGCTTTTGCCGGTGTTCTGTGCAACTTTTCAAGCGACCATGCTGCCGTCAGTGAGGAAAGCCAGTCTGGGACTTATAAAGAAGATGATCCACTGCATTCAACCCAGTTTACTTGAGGAATTATGCTCGCCCGAGTCCAGTGCTCCAAATTTTGGTACGCAACTCGTCGAAGTGATCGCTACAGTATTGGATAATGAG ATTACTTATAGTTGGCCAACTCCTGCTGCCACACGCGGAGTGACACTGAGCGTGTTTGTACGCACTGTTAGGGCTACTTTTTCGCATGACAGGCACATAGTACACTCGTCTCAGCCCGTGACG GAAGACGAAGACGGCCATTTAGTAGTATTAGCGATTATCCAAGATTTGATGTTAAAAGCTCAAGACATCTTTTTGGATCATTTCGCCCGTTTGGGTATATTCTCGAAAGTTTTAAGTCTGACTGGTCCCGCTGATGTGTTGGAAAGCAACGAAGAAACTGAACAAGCATCGGAACAAG ATGTGACGGAACAGTCTCAGGCGGAAGACGCGAAGGAAGTGCTGGCGGGCAAAGCGTACCACTGGAAGGATTGGTGCGTGTGTAGGGGTCGCGATTGTCTTTATATTTGGTCGGACGCGGCCGCGCTCGAACTATCTAACGGCTCGAACGGTTGGTTTCGCTTCATACTCGACGGCAAACTGGCCACTATGTACAGCAGCGGTTCGCCAGAGGGTGGCGCCGACACTTCTG GCAAGGGTCGGTCCACTGATACACATACAACAGACG aaaaccGTGGGGAATTCCTTGAAAAGCTTCAAAAAGCGAGAGCTGCCGTTAGAAACACCACAAATTCTCAACCGATTTTGTCAAAACCCGGTCAAACAAGATTGGTCGTTGGAAATTGGTCTTTGACGTCTCGCCGTGATGCAGAATTGCATATTCACAATTCAGACGGTCAACAACAAGCGACAATCTTACGAGAAGATCTACCgggatttatttttgaatcaaaCAGAGGGACAAAACATTCATTTACGGCCGAAACAAGTTTAGGTCCCGAATTTTCTACCGGTTGGTCAAATAAACGTGGAAAACGTTTACGTTCTAAAATGGAAGCTAcgaaacaaaaagttaaatatcaAGCCCAAGCTATTTatgatcaatattttaaagCTGCTCAAGCACAACCTCGTGGTGTTGTTGCAAAATTAGGAAACATTGTAGCCCAAATTGAAAGAGCTTGCCAAAAACAATCGTCTTACGGAAACAATCGAGAAGGCGGAAATTCATGGAAAGAAATTTTACGGAACGCTTTGGATGAGTTGACTCAAATCCTTCAAGAAGACGGTGTTGTTAGTGCTTATGAATTGCATTCATCCGGTTTAGTACAAGCTTTATTATCGATGTTATCCACGAGTTATTGGGATCAAGGTTTGAAATCGACGAAAACTAATAAACACCAAAAACAAAGAGTacaagtatttaaaaaatgttttgaagatCAAAATGAACCCGAACATAGCCCAACATCAATTTTAGTACATAAATTGATATCTGTTTTAGAAAGTATCGAAAAATTACCAGTTTTTCTTTATGATACTCCAGGAACGGGTTATAGTTTACAAATTCTTACGAGGCGGTTACGATTTCGGTTGGAAAAAGCACCTGGAGAAAGTTCGTTAATCGATCGAACGGGACGAGGTTTAAAAATGGAACCGCTTTCAACGGTAGCCCAATTAGaacgttatttattaaaaatggttgCAAAACAATGGTACGATTACGACCGGGgaacttttcaatttttgaaaaaacttcgagagtcaaaatatcaaaatttcaaacacaaTCATGATTTTGATGAGAATGGATTGATGTATTTCATTGGAACGAATGGAAAAACTTGTTCCGAATGGGTCAATCCCGCTCAATATGGTTTAGTTGTCGTTACAAGTTCCGATGGAAGAAATTTACCATATGGAAGAGTTGAAGATATCTTATCCCGAGATACCTCCGCTTTAAACTGTCACACAAACGATGATAAACGGTCTTGGTTTAGCATCGATTTAGGATTATTCATTATCCCTAGCGCTTACACTTTACGCCACGCTCGAGGATATGGGAGATCGGCGCTTAGAAATTGGTTATTTCAAATGTCACGAGATGGCGTTACATGGACTACTTTATACACACATACGGATGATACAAGCTTAAACGAACCTGGTTCTACGAGTACTTGGCCTATTGAAACAACAGCCGATGAATATCAAGGTTGGAGACATATTCGCATTCAACAATGTGGAAAGAACGCCTCTGGACAAACACATTATCTTAGTTTATCTggttttgaaatttatgggCAAGTTACGAGTGTTTGTGATGATTTGGGTAAAGCCGCAAAAGAAGCTGACGcgattttaaagaaacaaagaaaacttttaaaagcTCAAATGTTAAAACACATCACCGTTGGAGCGAGAGTTGTTCGTGGAATGGATTGGAAATGGCGAGATCAAGATGGGAACCCACCAGGAGAAGGTACAGTCACGGGAGAACTTCATAGCGGTTGGATCGATGTAACTTGGGATCATGGAGGTTCAAATTCGTATCGAATGGGAGCTGAAGGAAAATACGATTTAAAGTTAGCTCCGGGATTCGATACAGATcattgccaaaaatttaaattcaaagaTAAAGCTGATAAACAGTCTGTTCTAACGAGTCGAAAAAGTTCGTCAACGCCTAGTTTACCGGAAGCAACAGACACGAAAGCTTCCGTTGCTTCAACAGAACAAGCAGCCTCCGCTGATAATTTAGCAGCGAAACAAGCAGCTGAAACCATCGCAGAATCTGTCCTCAGCGTAGCTCGTGCAGAAGCGATCGTTGCTGTTACATCTGAATCTCAAGCGGCGAATAATGATTCTGAATTATCAGTTGTTGTGCATCCATTAAGAGATCCTCATCATGATTTATCGGcgataaataattcaatttcaagcgatttAGCAACGATTGTTGAAACATTAACTCTATCAGAAACGAAACCTGCTAACTTTACATATGCGAGGAGGCAACAAAGTTGTACTGAAGACACACCGAATACTTCAGATCAACACAAAGCTAATTTAGTTAGCAGTAATTCTTCTTCGAACTTGAATAAACCAATTCATGCAAGTAGAAGTAAAACAAGTCAAGTTGCCGCCGCTGCGGCTCAATCTTTTGTAGAGGCTTTGGATAAAATCCGAGAAGGATCGgatatttttaggaataatgCCAACAGTTTATTATCAG GAGTCCGGATTTCCGTGACAGGTAACCAGGAGCCGACCGACGAAGACGGttcaaagaaattgaaaaacgaCACGACCGCCGCCCCCACAACGACTACAGCTCGAGCTCAAAGCGTCGACAAAGACGACACTGTAACGAATAATGCTCGCAACAACAGCAGCAACAATTGTCCGATCGTCGTCACGAATCCGATGAGC gtttccTTAGAAGACTTTTTAGAATCATGCCGAGCTCCAACTCTTCTAGCCGAACTTGACGATGACGAAGATATGGGTGAAGATGACGAGAACGACGACGAAGAAAATGAGGACGATGTCGAATACGAAGAGGTGATGGTCTCGAGGAATTTGCTCTCATTCATGGACGAAGAAGTCTACGAGCCGCGTCCTAGTAAAAGACGTTCTTGGGACGACGAGTACGTTCTTAAAAGACAATTTTCGGCTCTCATCCCAGCGTTTGATCCGAGACCGGGTCGAACTAACGTAAATCAAACGACTGATTTGGAGATTCCACCTCCGGGACAAGAAGAGGGTGGTTCTTCGTCTGACCACGAATTGTTACCGCAACCCAGATTACAATTGGTCTTGCGCGGCCCGAATTTACCCGGAATTCCTGATgttgaaattgaattaaacgAGCCTACTTGGACTATATTTAGGGCTGTGCAAGAATTGGTGCAGTTAACAGAACTTGGTAGTCGACAGGAGAAATTAAGAAGAATTTGGGAGCCAACttatat AATTGTATATAGAGAAGTAAAAGACGATGGAACAACGGAAGACGAAGGTCGTTCAACGCCAGTAGTAACCTTATTTTCGCGTAGTGGAAGTAGTTCGGTAGCAGGAACAACGCTATCACCAAGTACACCCGTCCCAGGAACACCATCAGTTTCAACTTGTACAGTCGAAGACGTCCTTCAACTTTTAAGACATTTATTCGTTATTACAACAACAAAAGAAAACGTTCCTTACCCCGATTTCAATCAAATTCTAGGCGAAGAAAACGTTACCGTTTCTCCCGAAGAATTCACCagcaaaaaaattaccaacaaattattacaacaaattCAAGATCCCCTTGTTTTATCAAGTTCTAGTTTACCGACATGGTGCGAAGAATTAAATCATTCATGTCCATTTTTATTCCCATTCGAAACAAgacaattatattttaattgtacCGCTTTTGGAGCCTCTAGAAGTATAGTTTGGTTACAAACGCAACGTGATGTTACAATTGAACGCCAAAGGACTCCTGGGTTATCACCACGTCGTGATGATCCACACGAATTTCGGGTTGGTAGATTAAAACATGAAAGAGTTAAAGTTCCAAGAGGTGAACAACTATTAGATTGGGCAATGCAAGTGATGAGACTTCATTGTGACCGAAAGTCGATATTAGAAGTTGAATTTCAAGGAGAAGAAGGTACAGGGCTTGGTCCAACTCTTGAATTTTATGCACTCGTTGCTGCTGAATTACAAAGACGTGATTTATGTATGTGGATTtgcgatgatgatgatgaggAATCGTCAGAAGAAGAATCATTAGATGATGACGGTTTTGATTTGGGCGAAGGTTTAAAACCACCAGGGTATTATGTGAGGAGAAATACAGGATTGTTTCCGGCTCCATTACCACAAAATTCCGAAGTATGTGATAAAGcggttaattatttttggtttttgggTGTATTCCTCGCTAAAGTATTACAAGATAGTAGATTGGTTGATTTACcattatcaaaaagttttcttaaattaatgtGTCACGGCGAAATACAAAACACCGTACATGAAAGGATAGGATTTGCTGGATTAAAAAAGTCAAATGATGAAGATATAATGACTTCAAGTTTAATTTCTGAAGAAAGTGAAAAAGAATTAGAATTTGATCCaccaaaaatgatttattccGATGAAAAACGACCTTGGTATTCAGGAATTTTAAATCAAGATGATTTGCACGACATCGATCCAATTCgggcaactttttataaacaaatacaaGAATTAGTTAAACAAAAGCAAAGAATAATGCAAGACCATAACTTAACTGGTGAAGCGAAACAACACCAAATACAAAATTTGTGTCTTAATCATCATTCTTCGGGGGCAGTTTTATTGGAAGATTTGGCTTTAACGTTTAGTTATTCTCCAAGTTCGAATGTATTTGGATTTTCGGCGGTCGAACTTGTTCCGAACGGGGCTGATATTGAAGTTAATATTGAGAATGTCGAGGAGTACGCGGAATTGACGAGCGATTTTACTTTGGATAAAGGAATTGCGAGACAATTAGAAGCATTTTATAAGGGATTTTCAATGGTGTTTCCGATGGAAAAATTGGCCGCTTTTAGTCCGGATGAAATGAGGGTTATGTTGTGTGGTGATCAAAATCCTCAATGGACACGGGAGGATTTGTTAAATTATACGGAACCTAAATTAGGTTATACTAAAGATag tccTGGCTTCTTAAGATTTGTAAATGTACTCTTGGAAATGTCACCCGAAGAACGAAAAGCATTTCTACAATTTACAACCGGTTGTAGTTCATTACCACCGGGTGGTTTAGCTAATTTGTATCCGCGATTGACGGTGGTGAGAAAAGTGGATGCCGGAGAAGGTTCCTATCCTTCAGTAAACACATGCgttcattatttaaaattgccGGATTATCCAACGGAGGAAATTTTGCGACAGAGGTTGCTAGCGGCGACCAAGGAGAAGGGATTccatttgaattaa